A window of Phragmites australis chromosome 2, lpPhrAust1.1, whole genome shotgun sequence genomic DNA:
AGCTTAGAGAAATGCTTGAGGAAGCAGGTCGgcccggcggtggtggcggatGAAGGGAGGTGGTGCAAGAATGCCGCCGGTCATAAGTGGCGAAGGATGGTCAGTGAGCGGTGCCGGCAGCGGGGAGGCAATGATGTGGCTTGACAATGCCAAATTAGCATGATGAGGCGATGGGTGTGGATCCAGTGGCGGGGGTGCCATCAGAGACAGCCGGACATATGAGGCACAAGATAGTGCTACAGGAGCGGGAGGAAGAGATAAGACGAAACAAATTGTGAGCTTTCTTTTAGCCTCTATTAATAGAGGATAATTCAAGGTCTGTTTAGAAGAGAATGtttgcttttaaaaaaaattagaatttagTTTAAGTTTATACTAAATTCTAGAGATTCAGATCCAAAACCTCATTTTTCATGGACTTGTGAAGTGCCCCAGCAATGGACGGACATAGCACCCGGACAGGGCGATTAAAATAGGATATAAGCTAAAGCACAGTATTACGTGTATCTGTCCTGTCAGGGCAACTAAAATAGGAAGAAATGAGAAATATGTTCAAGTACAGGGACCCTAGTGCAAGTCCTACTCGTTTTCAACCAAAACAAGAAGACATCAACAAATCTGCATCCCTAGAAGCGGACCAACTCCGGCCGCCGGGATCCAGATCAGCATGGAGCCACCCCGGCGATCCACCGGCGCTACCGCTGCGTCGGAGCTATCGTCGGCGGCCGGATcggacgccgaggaggaggacaggTACTGCAGCGCCAACTCCGCCCTCGGCACGCCCAGCTCCCTCGccaccctcctcccctcctccgaCCTCTGGGACCACCACATGgacatcctcctcctcgacgacgTCCACCCCGCTGCTGCGGCCGCCGGATTCCCCAAGAACCACCAGCTCAGCCGCCTTCAGGCGCAGACGCGGCTAGGAACCGGTACTCCTCCGGCCGCCGCGGGAGACGACGCTCTCGCGCAGCAGGACTCGAGTTCTGGTTTCCCAGCTGTTCCTCCGCTCCCGGATCCTGTGCAGGTGGGTTCACTAGTTTCTTACAGCCTAGAACTGGTTTATGGATAGTAGTTAACTGGTAAAAGATGTGAATTTGAGCGGCGTAGTCCTCAATTTTTCATGTCCTGAGGCTGTTGGCATGGTTGAAATGGATGGCTAGCAGCATTAGCGTATTTGGTTGCTCCTGTAGATACAAGTTTTCGATGTATTGAGTGTGTTGGCTCCCCAATTTGGATGATCTTCTCCTGCAAAAATGCTCTGGCCAGACGGAGCAAGTCTGTTGCAGGGGAAGGAAATATGTTCACTAAAtgcaaaatcaacttggcagcAGTGTCTGGGCTTAGCGTCTAATTTAGGGCAACAATGTTTTAATACTCGTTCATTTCTGACCACGCCTCACGTTAGCTAACCTTAAACTAATGGTAGAGAGTTGCTTCTATGCTGTCCCAAAAACTAGACCCAAGTGTACTGAGTGGTCTGTATCAGGTCTCCAACTCTTGCACCTATGGTCTTTAATGATTTAAAGATATTGGTTTGTTGCTCCTTTGCTATCAATTGGAGTATTGCACCAACCTACATGTGCTCAACTACACTCTTCGATTAGCGGACTTAAATGCCTAAAAGATATTTCTTGTGGCCCGTTTGCATGATCGAATTGCAGTGCTGCATGAACGTGCATGTGCTCAACCACAATCTTGGATTGACATAGTCTCTTTCTAACTACAGGTGGACAGACTTGATGACAATGATTTATTTGACGATATGGTTCAAGAGATGGAAGAGATTCTGCTCAATTCAGGAGAGCCCCATGAAAATGGAACTTTTACAGATAATCGCAGGAACAATTCTCGTCAGGCTCACCATTTCAGGGATGGAAGCACTACTGCCTCTACTTCTGGTACAGATGATGCCTCTGTATACCCTCTTCCTCGCTATCCTTCCAAAATTGATTGGGTGGAGGTTGTGGGGGCAAAGCAAAGAACTGGGGATGTTTCTTTCGGTGAGCGGATGGTTGGTGTCAAAGAATACACTGTTTATTTGTTAAAAGTGAGGAGCGGTGAAGATCAATGGGAAATTGAGCGCCGGTACCGTGAATTTTATGCACTTTATCGCCAACTTAAGGACTTCTTTTATGAGAAAGGTTTGACTCTTCCCCCCACATGGGAAAATGTTGAAAGAGagtcaaataaaatatttggcAATGCATCCCCAGATGTTGTCAGTGAGAGAAGTGATCTTATTCAGAACTGTTTGTGTTCTTTGTTGGTTTCTAGTTATCCATTTGGAGCACCCACCCCTCTGGTTATTTTTTTGTCACCAGGGAGGCCTGGTTATGAATTTAGCTTGTTGAAAACGCTCATTCCACGATCTTTGCAAAAGCGAAGCAGTGATTTGCATTCCAAAGATTCAGACTGCAATGGAGGTTCCAATGATGATTCTACCTCAATGGGCAAGAAAATATCTCTTATTGTGGAGGATAGGCCTCGGAAGTCGACTAGACAGTTGTTAGAGTTACAACACTACAACTGTGCAGGATGCCATAGGCATTTGGATGCTGGACGAACATTGCTGCAAGAACTTGCACAAAATATTGGATGGAACAAGCCTCGGCTTTGTACTTACACTGGCCAATTGTTTTGTGCTTCATGTCACACAAATGACACTGCAGTTCTGCCAGCAAGAGTTTTGCACCACTGGGATTTTTCTTTATATCCAATTTCCCAGTTAGCGAAAGCATATTTGGACTCCATCTATGAACAGGtaatgatattttatttttctttatttgttAGTTTTGACATGCACTATATGAAATATAAAGTTTACTTTCAGGCTTTTCCTGACCTTAAGAAATGGTGATTTGCATTTTTCAGCCTATGCTCTGTGTAAGTGCTGTCAATCCTTTCCTATTCTCTAAAGTTCCAGCTCTGCTTAGTATCATGAGTGTCCGGAAGAAAATAGCAGCTATGCTTCCTTGTGTCCAATGCCCTTTCCGGAACTCCATACTTAAAGGACTAGGAATTCGAAGATACCTTCTTGATGGGAATGACTTCTTTGCGCTTCGTGACCTCGTTGATCTCTCGAAAGGGGCTTTTGCAGGTACTGTTCATCTATGACCTTtatatggtttttttttaagaacttttAAAAGTGCACAATCTGAACTGGATGTAGATACGCCTGAGTTTAGATTTGCATTTCCCTATAACTTGATAGAGCTTTTATCAATTTAATAGTAATGTCAAATACTTTTGTGTTGTTACTGTTAAGGTTAAATTCTGATAAATATGCTACTAAAAGAGGGTTTATCTGATAAATTGATGTATGTATGCTCTCAAGCTCCATTATTCGGCATCATAGAAGTCTACACTagattaatatttttttccaatAATGGACATCACAAATCATAATCGAATATTTGTGTATCTTCTTTTTTTCGATCTATTAGAGCTTAATGCAGAAAATTACAACCCTACTATGCCAAGTGAATGCCTGAATTTTTCCTCTCCAGAAAAATAAAGGGATAGTgaatttctaacaatttttaatatattgttGTTTCTTATGCTGCCCCTTTGGTTATTCTTCAAGAATTGCTAATGCTTAATGATCTAAAAGATTGAAACCAAAATCATGCTCTCAATGGTGTGTTTGTTGCGCAACTGATCTAATGTTTGCATGAAACAGCACTTCCAGTTAAGGTGCAGACCATATCAAACAGGATACTTGAACACATCACCGAGCAATGCCTTGTGTGCTATGACTCCGGTGTACCGTGTGCTGCTCGACAAGCTTGTGATGACCCCCTGTCCCTTATATTTCCATTTCAGGTGCTCTGCCAAGTCTTTGCTTTCTAATTTCCTTTCACTATAAATTAATTGCTGAGGAAATCACTTTTAACGATTGTAGGAGGATGAAGCTACAAAATGCGATTTGTGTAGATCAATTTTCCATAAGCAATGCTTTAGGAAAATCAGTGTTTGCCCTTGTGGTAAGGCTTCCAGCACAGGCAGGAAGATTGCGGCGCTTGAGCAAGCTGTACATGGAGGCACTGGCGTGACATCAACCGAGTCGATCCAGCCCCCGTCTTTCTCTTCATCCTCTGGATTTTTCTCCGATATTCTCTCCAAAGCAAGACCGGATAAACTCTGGAAGCCGAGAAATAGCAGTCCTGTAATCCTTATGGGTTCTATGCCAGATACGTCTATATGAGTTCAGTTTTATGTCTGCTCCATTAACTGTTGTATTTTTGCCCCAAACAAATTTATACCGCTGTACCTAAGAGAACCATCCTACCAAATGTTCTGAATGTAATAGAATGCAATTAATTTTGTTGATTGTTCACCCCTTTTTTGAGGATTCAGGCATCGAGAGCTACAGTCGAAAAAAGAATTCGGGCATCGGTTGCTGGCCTAGACGGTGTCACTCCTGGATTATATTACTTTGAAGATGCTACAAGATGCCACACTTGAGCGATGTAATTAGCGTCCCAACTAGGCCTCTCCAGTGTCACACACGTCCTGGGCCTCGTCAACTGAGCCCAGGTGGCTGAGATGAGATGGACCACCAGCTCCGACGAGCCTTTGTGCCGTCGCAAGATGGAAATGTATGCGAGATTAAACCCAATCACGTGGCATGCGACATAACCAACCTTAAAATTCAATCAGCCAATCGTGGAATGGAGAGAACATAGAGATTAGTGCATGTAGCTCTCAAAGCGTAAGGATAGACATAGCATCTCCGGAGCATGGCGGCAGCTGAAGTCGTCAACCAAGCTCACCAGAGCAGGAATGGTTAAGCGGGGAAATCGTATATGGTTCAAACATTCGCATATTCAGATTGACTACACGAAGTGACCCCAGAAATCATAAGCAACTACTTCCAGGCACCGAATACAAGACAACAACATATATTGTCATTAAACCACTAACATCGCATGACTTGCATCTCAGGTTTTGGTTCACAAATATTGTCTCCACAATATGTTCTACAGCCATAATAGACAGTATAATGTTTTAATGTAAGACGAAAATGCAATTCCAGTTCTCAACTGTTGGTAGATAGCGAACGACTCCAGTTAGATTAAAAAGGTAGTCACGTCACTGCAGATGCAGGTGGCCACTCAGCTGTTCTTGAATCTCTGTCGGCACGATCAGTTACCATCACCATTCTGCACAGCTGCACTTGCCCGAGGATCAATCTCGGCTATctctccatcttcatctatgacaccttcctcttcatcctctcTGCTCTTCCTACGGTGCAATGGAGACGCAGGATCTGGTTTGTCTGAAGCTATGAGAGATTTGGCATTAGCTTCTGGCTGACCGTTAGGGCTCATTGAGCCACTGCCTTTGCCATTATACACAGGACTATATGGAGCAGACTTGTCATCCTGTGGGCTGGGTGAGCGATCAAGATCAACCTTTTCCATCTTCCCATCTTCTAGGTGATGGTCATCCTTGAGGTGGGAGTGCTTCACATGATCATTACCAGAGTGAGCTCTTGGAGAGCTTTTGTGCTCTGGGTGCCCTGAGTCGGGCCGTGCAGACCTAGACCCAGCACCAGATTTCTCATACCTACGGCTAGCACCAGGGCTACGACTCCTGCTGCAGCTAGCACGATGGTTCCTACTGTAACTCCTGCTCCTGCTTCGGCTCCGACTCTTTGTCCTGCTACGTCTAGCCTGCACCTCATGGCGGCGTGACCTCTTAGGACTGCGGCTGTACCTATCACTGTCACTCCTGCTACAGCTTCTACTACGACCTCTAGCAGACCTGCAAGATCGtccatcagtttcatcataatTGTAACTGTTAACATCAGAAACAATCAGTAATGGTCAGCATTTGGACTGAAGGCGCCACAGATCACTGAGCAATAGGACATGCTTCAGATGCAACATTTCTGTTACTTATTTGAAATCATAATCTCAAATCAGCTTTCCCAAACAAAACTAACGTGGACCTATATTTCAAGTGGCTTCACCAATAATTGCAACAAAATGCTGGTTTATAATGCCCAAAAATATGTGTTCAATAGGCAGGTGTGGAGAACGAGGGGGGCATACAGGGGCCTGGCACTCCTtatgattttaaaaattatattattgccatattatttttagtaaatttcatttgcatcagtaCTATGTAGTTACACTATGTACAATATATGGCTTTAAGTTTATAGGCCTACATGCACCAGACAAATGACTGGTTCAGATCAAAGCAAACTGGAAGTAACAATTAGTGTACCTCAGTTTCTGAGAATGCTAGCGTACCTGCCACGGCCACCATAATCATCTTTTCGACGGCCACCACGACTACTCTCTGATCTCCCAGAAGATGTCAGTCCATCTCTCCCACTATACCTAGAATCCAGTTCGGAACGTGAACCACCCCTGTCACAGTGGGATGCCCAGCGGTTACGCTTCCTGCCACGCCCACCACCTCGAGAAGCCATGTCCATTAAGTCACGGGGCACCTTTTGGTTTGCCCCTTCCAGGATTTTGATTAGGTCTGAAGCATATTTTGAATCCTGATCACAGAAAAATGTATAGGCCACACCAGTGGCACCAGCCCTTCCTGTCCTGCCAATCCTGTGAACATAGTCTTCAACGCCAGTAGGGAAATCATAGTTGATCACAACCCTGTGTGAAGGAAACAAAAAGCGCTCACTATTTGAATCAAAATCCTGACATGTAGTGCACAAACAACGCATACTTGTAGAATATGTTGGACTCGGATTTCAAGGTATGACCAAAATTGAAGGTAACAAAATGTGCATCACTTCTGCAGTTTGTAATACCTCAGCATGGTTCAAGTGCAGCTTCGCTTATTCATCTAATAAGCAAAGTCAAGAATAATAAATCAACATAGAGCTGAAACTTTAAGGGGGAAAAACGGCATGctctttttttagattttgtgTCCATCTGCACTAGTACTTTTGCAGTTTTTGTAGAATAATTTGGATCAGTATATTTAGCTGGAGAATATAATTGATAGCAGTCAGTTAAATTAATTTAAGCAGCCTTTTATGTAGATGATGGAAGATTGGACTGAATTGCTTCAATTTAATTAATCTTCAGCTTGGTGTGTTCATGAGATCAGCTTGGTGTGTTCATGAgatacagcagcagcagcagcagcagcagccgcattTGTCCAAGTAAGTTGGGGtaagctagagatgaaacccacaagatccaactaaaaagatcatgagaaaacaataatgataataaaggtactagtaatagtaaaaaaataaaagaaataacgGTACAAGaagactgatgcataagttatggttctgacgtgtggattgctaacttccacgcacttCTACCTGTGGATAGTTCTTTGGGGATATTCCATTCCTTCAAATTTCATGAGATACACGGTGTTAAAATAGACTTGTTTATCATGGATTTCCATAACGTCCCTTTAGCTATTGTGATGGCTGCTGGCCTTATGGACACATGACAGCAGCAGATTTGCTTTGCCATTATTTTCTTCATAGCATGATATATGAAAAATCAGAACACATTCAAACATGCAGAACAGAGAATGAAAAGGCAGTACCTGATATCTTTGATGTCTAAACCTCGTGCAGCAACATCTGTTGCAACCAAAATAGGAGACCGCCCAGATCTAAAATGGTTCAGAACCTTCTCTCTTTCACTTTGGGACTTGTCGCCATGAATGGCAGAAGCTCCAAACTGCCTCGTGAGTGTCCTCGAAAGTTGGTCACACATCCTCTTAGTGGTACAGAATATTAATACTTTTGAGCCTGAATCCTGGGATCGTAATATTTGCTCCAGACGTCTAAGCTTTTCCGAGGGTGTGATCACCTCTACATGCTGCATGAAACAAGAGGATAAGACAATAAGAAAGTTAACATGGAGTTACTTGGGAAACAGACATAAGCTCAGGACAAACTTATGATGATGTACTGCACAGAAGGATAAAAAACCATCAAGAATTATTAATGCACAAATAGTGCGAGTCCCATACCTGAGTAATAGCACTATTAGCAACAAGTTCATCAACACTTCCAATGGTCACATGGACAGGATGAACAAGAAGATCATCTGCAATCCTTCGGACTTCCTTAGGCCAAGTAGCAGTGTACATAAGAGTTTGACGACGGTGAGGTATTTCTTTCACTATCTTCCGTATTTGTGGCTCAAAGCCCATGTCCAACATGCGGTCAGCCTCATCCAGAACAAGGTATGAGACTTGCTTAAGGCTTACCCTTCGCATTTCTAGAATGTCATTTAACCTTCCAGGCGtagcaacaacaacatcaacccCTCTATCTAAATCTCTTAACTGGGGACCTTTAGGAGCACCACCATACAGGCACTATAAACAGACCAAGAACGAGGTTAAGACAATGAAAATATAATACAGTAACAGATCATGACAATGAGCCCTGAACATTAGAAATAGATCACCAGTAGAGCATGACAGAATACAACTTCGTGTATTGAGTAGACAATAAGCACTTGAAGGGTTTTAGAAAGCTTGTTTTGAATTAAAAAGGTTTACCCTGGTAATAAATATGCAAACCATGATCACTCGTATATCAAGTAAACTAGGAACAGAATGAACAAACCGTGCAAGAAATTCTCGACGATCTGCCAAATTTTACAgcttcatccagaatctgtGTTGCAAGTTCCCTTGTTGGTGCCAAAACTAGCACTGTTGGACCAGACCTTGTGTTGTTCTGCAGGCGCTTAATATGCATAAATCCAGGAAGCAGATACCCAAGAGTTTTGCCAGATCCCGTCTTCGCAATAGCTACAACATCTTGATTCTGCATGGCAATTGGCCATGACTGGGCTTGGATTGGTGTCGGGCTTGCGAATCCAGCACGTTGTATCTGGAAACAAGAAAAGGGGAAAAACAAAGCAAAGGAAGGAAAAATAAGGACGTACACAATTAACATATATACTACCTAAATCTACTAAAATTTTCCTCTTAACTCTTTGTTGCTAAAATAAAGACAATGCATGAGGTTAATTTAATGTCGTACAAAATAAAGTGTGCCAACAACGCGTAGACTTGCGGACACAAGGTAACAGAGTCCCTGGAGGCACGCTCAGCCATGGATCGTTCATCCACAAGGCCCCTTCCAGCAGCTGCCAACCGATCCTATAAATGGATGTTGACAGCCTGGGCCAGGCCTCCGTATTCAAGCCCCAGAAGAGGCCCACCATCCATGTGAGGAGCCTTTCCAAGAACTCGACGTAGAGCAACGAATCAGCCACCGTGGGTGCCCTTTCGCGCCATGGGCAACCCCCCGggagggagtgagggagcagccTTGGGTGTCACCCACCCTTTGCAGCTCCATCAACGAGACCTGCCCTCAGCCCGCCGCACTTATAGATTGGCTGAGGGCGCGCGAGGCAGCATACGACATTAGCTCCACCTCGGAGCAAATATCGCATCTGCCACAGAGACGTGGATAAGTAGTCGATACTCGTAGCCAGCCCTGATTTAGCACAATCAAGCAAATAAAGAGAAACAAGCAAGCAACTGGTGCACAGGTCCATGTTCCATCACGTTCGCCAAATTGGGAGATCTTGATCCCTCGCATGTAACTCTGTTTAAGTTAGTGTTAGATCATGGGTCAGGGTTCACCAATATAATCATACCTCCTTGAGAATTTCGGACGGGAAGCCACCAGACTCGAACGAAGTTATCGGAGCAGGCACGTTATCCCCCTGCAACAAGGAGAGACCGACGATCAAGGACTAGGTTAGTAAACATGGTACAAGCTCGGGCAGGATGTAACGGGATAAGGGGGTGCTGGGATATATACCGTGATGGTGATCTCATGGCGGCGGCGGTATGCCTCGGTGGACGGATCGTCAGCGACGGCAGCGGCCGGAGCAGGATGGTGGTGGGAAGACGCCGACTTGGACGATGCGTGCTCGTCGTGGCGCCTGTCGCGATCACGGTCCCTGTCCCTGTGATCACGCCTAGGCGGGGTGCGGGATCGGGATCGAGACCTGTCGCGGCGGTCGCGGCtccggggaggcggcggaggcagcgggggcggcggcggtgggagcTGGTTCTCGGGGGGCAGGGGGCGCTCGTACTGCGTCACGttggtctccgggttccagTAGTAGAGGTAGCCGGTGGTACCGTCGACGAGGCCGCGCCACGGCTTCGGCAGCGACGGGTCGTCTGGCGCGTACCGCGGGGCCGCGCGCCCGGACGAGCCGCTTCCGACCGACATCTCCCGCAGACGGATCTGGCCCGATCTGTGGTCTCCGGCGAAGCTCGGGCGCGGAGGCCGCCGGAGAGAGCGGGACGAGGTGCGCTGctgcgggaggcggcggcgacggggagGGCGACGCGAGGGTTTCGGCTTGCGTTTTTTTGCCCTAATTTCGCTGGGTATTTTCACGTTTTATTGCGATTTTTGGGTGCTAGTGGTTGAGTTCGTAAGGCTGCCCAACGGATTACTTCGCAATTCAGAATCTTTTCATaaagaaatttttatttttttaacattctaacaatttttctttacaattttatttagaaagaatttacaaaatcatttttttcatGACGGGATTCTTTTTTTacgaatttttttgaataaaatctgttgaagatgagagaaaataaagaaaatagaaatagaGAAGCGAatcagaaaagaaataaaatgaaggaaaaatGGTTAAGATGATCCAACGATTTCCTCGTCAAGCCCAAATGACCCAAGTTTACTTTTTTACGTCTCATTCACTTTTGAATTGGGAGATCTAT
This region includes:
- the LOC133904344 gene encoding uncharacterized protein LOC133904344, with the translated sequence MEPPRRSTGATAASELSSAAGSDAEEEDRYCSANSALGTPSSLATLLPSSDLWDHHMDILLLDDVHPAAAAAGFPKNHQLSRLQAQTRLGTGTPPAAAGDDALAQQDSSSGFPAVPPLPDPVQVDRLDDNDLFDDMVQEMEEILLNSGEPHENGTFTDNRRNNSRQAHHFRDGSTTASTSGTDDASVYPLPRYPSKIDWVEVVGAKQRTGDVSFGERMVGVKEYTVYLLKVRSGEDQWEIERRYREFYALYRQLKDFFYEKGLTLPPTWENVERESNKIFGNASPDVVSERSDLIQNCLCSLLVSSYPFGAPTPLVIFLSPGRPGYEFSLLKTLIPRSLQKRSSDLHSKDSDCNGGSNDDSTSMGKKISLIVEDRPRKSTRQLLELQHYNCAGCHRHLDAGRTLLQELAQNIGWNKPRLCTYTGQLFCASCHTNDTAVLPARVLHHWDFSLYPISQLAKAYLDSIYEQPMLCVSAVNPFLFSKVPALLSIMSVRKKIAAMLPCVQCPFRNSILKGLGIRRYLLDGNDFFALRDLVDLSKGAFAALPVKVQTISNRILEHITEQCLVCYDSGVPCAARQACDDPLSLIFPFQEDEATKCDLCRSIFHKQCFRKISVCPCGKASSTGRKIAALEQAVHGGTGVTSTESIQPPSFSSSSGFFSDILSKARPDKLWKPRNSSPVILMGSMPDTSI
- the LOC133904354 gene encoding DEAD-box ATP-dependent RNA helicase 40-like yields the protein MSVGSGSSGRAAPRYAPDDPSLPKPWRGLVDGTTGYLYYWNPETNVTQYERPLPPENQLPPPPPPLPPPPPRSRDRRDRSRSRSRTPPRRDHRDRDRDRDRRHDEHASSKSASSHHHPAPAAAVADDPSTEAYRRRHEITITGDNVPAPITSFESGGFPSEILKEIQRAGFASPTPIQAQSWPIAMQNQDVVAIAKTGSGKTLGYLLPGFMHIKRLQNNTRSGPTVLVLAPTRELATQILDEAVKFGRSSRISCTCLYGGAPKGPQLRDLDRGVDVVVATPGRLNDILEMRRVSLKQVSYLVLDEADRMLDMGFEPQIRKIVKEIPHRRQTLMYTATWPKEVRRIADDLLVHPVHVTIGSVDELVANSAITQHVEVITPSEKLRRLEQILRSQDSGSKVLIFCTTKRMCDQLSRTLTRQFGASAIHGDKSQSEREKVLNHFRSGRSPILVATDVAARGLDIKDIRVVINYDFPTGVEDYVHRIGRTGRAGATGVAYTFFCDQDSKYASDLIKILEGANQKVPRDLMDMASRGGGRGRKRNRWASHCDRGGSRSELDSRYSGRDGLTSSGRSESSRGGRRKDDYGGRGRSARGRSRSCSRSDSDRYSRSPKRSRRHEVQARRSRTKSRSRSRSRSYSRNHRASCSRSRSPGASRRYEKSGAGSRSARPDSGHPEHKSSPRAHSGNDHVKHSHLKDDHHLEDGKMEKVDLDRSPSPQDDKSAPYSPVYNGKGSGSMSPNGQPEANAKSLIASDKPDPASPLHRRKSREDEEEGVIDEDGEIAEIDPRASAAVQNGDGN